CCAGCAATTTGATTGTTAAGGATGGTGGCATTCGTGGCTTGACCTTAATTCTCACGCAAATGAATCAGATTCATACGAGTGAGACCACGGTGGTTGCCGAAGCCGGGGCTGCTTTGATTACAACGACTAAGGCGGCTTGTCAAGCGCACCTGACTGGTCTCGAATTTGCAGCTGGGATCCCTGGCAGTATTGGCGGTGCCGTCTTCATGAACGCCGGTGCTTACGGTGGTGAGATGAGTGAAGTTATCGCCGAAGTCACCGTAATCACGCCTGCTGGTCAGCTAAAGACGTTGACGAATGCGGCACTTAACTTTGGCTATCGACACAGTACCATTCAAGATTATGATGATATTGTAGTCAATGCGACGTTTAATTTAAAAGCCGGCAATCAAGCCCAAATCCAAGCCCGTATGGATGAATTAAATACGTTACGAGCAGCGAAACAGCCGTTAGAGTGGCCTTCTTGTGGGAGTGTTTTTAAGCGACCAACGGGTTACTTTACTGGTAAACTGATTCATGATGCGGGGCTACAAGGGACCCGGGTTGGCGGTGCTGAAGTTTCTAAAAAGCACGCTGGTTTCATCATTAATGTTGATCATGCGACGGCGACTGATTATTTGAACATGATTCATCATATTCAGGCCGTCGTATTTAAAAAGTTTGGCGTCCATCTCGAACCCGAAGTTCGGATCATTGGAGAAGACGCTTAGTTGAAGTCAATTGAACAAAGGAGGCAACCACTTAGATGCCGATCATCGAACTAGTGATTCTATTGGCATGTTTAGTGCTGCTGTCGAACGTATTGAGCCACTATCTAGTCGCAATTCCCGTCAGTTTAATTCAAGTCGGGCTGGGTCTGGGAGTGGCTTTATTATTAAATGTACAAGTCAAACTGCAAACGGACTGGTTTATGCTCGTGTTCATTGCACCGATGCTGTACAACGATGGCAGACAGTTCCCGAAGCAAGAGTTATGGAAATTACGAGGCGCAATTTTTGCGAATGCAATCGTACTCGTCTTTATCACAACGATTCTAGGGGGCTTCTTAATACATGTCCTCATTCCAACCATCCCCTTGGCCGTTAGTATCGCCTTGGCAGCGATTCTATCACCTACCGATCCGGTGGCGGTCCAATCAATTTCTGAAGGGGTCAAGTTACCAAAGGATATCTTACATTTAGTCAGTGGCGAAAGCCTAATTAATGACGCTAGCGGCCTAATTGGCTTTAAGTATGCCTTGGCGGCGGCAGTGACCGGGAGTTTTGCCATTGGTAAAGCGGTCGGTGACTTTTTCTACATTAGTCTAGTTGGCCTGGCAGTCGGTTTGGCACTAATTACGTTGATTCAAGTTATTCGCGATGTTTTGCGACGTGAAGGAATTAATGACACGGTTTTCAACGTGGTGCTACAAATTTTGACGCCCTTTGCCATTTACTTCATTGCTGAAGACTGGTTCCAAGCATCCGGGGTTGTAGCGGTAGTTGCCGCTGGTGTCTTAGCACATATTCAGAATTCCCATGAAGCTGAAGACGCGCCAGAACTACGCTTAGTAACCGAAAAAGTCTGGAATATTATTGTGTACTTATTAAATGGGATTGTGTTTCTCATTTTGGGCATTGAGCTCCCCGTCGCAACTAAAGGCACGATTGAAGGGACCCATACAAATACGTTCCATGCTATTTTTGATGTGCTGATTGTGTGGGGTATTCTGTTGCTGATTCGAGTGGCATGGACTTATGGGTACATGTTATTTAGCTGGTTACGTAATCGTGCTAAAACCAAGCCCAGTGTTCGAATTGCAACCTTGTCTGGTCTATCAGGCGTGCGGGGCGCAATTACGATGGCGGGGGTCTTCACGATTCCCACGGTTATTGCCAATGGCGATGCCTTTCCTGAACGGGCATTAGTGTTGTTTATTGCCGCCGGGGTCATCATTTTAAGTCTGGTTTCAGCCGCTGGGATTTTACCATTAATGGCAGCCAAGTCCTTGCCGTTTATGACGCGTGGTTCGAGTTTAGATGAAGATGATGGTGTGATTGTCACTGATGATAATGAGACGGATGCTCCTGATGAAGTCAAGCCGCAGCAAGTGTCTTATAAGCAGGCCCGGATTTATGTGTTACGATTAGCAGTTCAAAATATTGAAGAGCATCGGCGCGCGGAAAATCAACGAGCAGCATATGATTTGATTTTAGATCAACAATTTCAAATTCGGCGGTTAGAAGTGGCGTCACAAACGGCGGATGAACTGCAACCGATGCTCACCGATGAGATGCAACTACGCTTAGTGGCTTTAGCCGGGGAACGCCAAGCTGTTAAGGAAATGTTAGCGCATGGTGAGACATCGAAGCTAGCGGCCAGAGCGTATTTACGGCGAATTGATGAACGGGAACAACGCTTGTCACAAACGATTCATCGTCCGGGATTACCTACCTTACGGACGTTACGAATTCTCTACAATCGCGCCGTGCAAGGGTTCCGCTTGTGGATTGCCCCCGCTGATAGCGATAAATTACGCGCTGAACAATTAGAGATTCAACGGGTTGCCTCAAAAGCAGCCATTAAAACCTTATCGCAGTATTTAAAGCAAGCGAATGTTGATGAGCAGCAATTTGATCAGCAAGCCTTGTATCATTTGATTGTGAATTATCGGAACCGAATTGAAAATGCCAAGGCTGATCATAGCTTGTCACGTGCTGATTATGAACGGCAACGGCAAACATTACGTATTAAAAGCCTTGGTGCTGAACGAGCCGGTGTGCAGCACTTATTGGAGAGTGGGCAGATTAGTTTACGGACGGCATCGAAGTTGCGTCAATTTATTAATTATTCCGAAAATCTACTGATGTTAAATGATATTGAAGCGGATGATGAGTAATTATCTGGTGTATTACAAAAGGCTTAGTTATAATAAAGTTAGCCTAAGTTGCACAGTGAATCGTTAAAACTTGCAATTAAAAAGGGATTTTTAGAGTCGGACCTAGCGGGGGGACACAAGATGACGGAAACAGAAATTCATGAACAATTCGTTGAAACTTATATGCATATTTTAAAATATATCGGGGATTTTGTTTCAGTACCAACCCGACCATATAAGATTACGTTTGAAGCTTATACGGTCATGCAAATGATTGCGACGAGTGAAACGGCGTTAACGTTGGTTAAAATTGCGAACGTTCAACGGGTATCTCGGAGTGCCATTGCACGACAGATTAACGTATTATTGGCTTTAAAGTATATCGAACAAACGACCAATACGCATGATCGGCGAATTAAGTATCTTTCATTAACGCCCGCGGGTCAAAAAGTTGAACAAGCGATTAGTAAAGCGTCGACGGAACGGTTCCATGACTGGTTACAGGTCTATGGGGAACAACGTGCGACAGATACGCTACGTTATATTACCGATGCTGAACAAAAGGCAACGACACTTGGATTTAGCGGTTTCAGTGGCTTACATGATAAACGTAGTGTTCATCACGGTTACCGGGATCCAAAAGCAGTTGATTAAAAATAGCGTTGCAGACAATTTTGTCTGCAACGCTATTTTTAATTAGTCGTTGTGGTATTGGTAAAACGCCAAGCGGCATAAATGAGTGTTTGTAAGCCCCACATTAAGCCAACGAAGGCTAGCATCTTGATTGACCACATGTTAAGTAGTTGTTCAATAATGTATTGGGGCGTGATTAAGAGATAGATTGAATGGAGGCGCAAGAATCGACCAACATAGACCCCGATACTAGCAAAGAGGAAGAGGACCAAGCTAATTAAAGTTCGTGCCCCAGGTAATCGGTCCAAGTGTAACCGGCGCTGGCATTCCAAGGCAACTTGATCGACGCCCCAAGTCCCGATGATAATTGAGACGATAGTAGGGCCAGCTAAGTAGGTAAAGTCACGCCACATGGTTAAGTTAAAGCGTAATAGCCCATTAACGCCATAGGGATGCAGCAGACTTAAGTGAAATAAATCGGTCATCAGATAAGGGGCGTTGGGATAAAAGAGTAACCAAATCAGAGCCAACAGCCAAAAGAGTGGGGCAGAACGGCGGCGCGTCAGCCAAAAGCTGAGTTCAATTGGAATATAGGCTAGTGTTGTATTTAGTAATAAAAAATGAAATGAATCATGAATTGTAAATGCAATTAAGCCAATGAATAGCCAATAAGCGAGCCGGACGGTCCACCGTTGTTTACCAGTCATTTGATCACCACCCCTTCCCGATTATTTTAACAGAAATAATTGTTATTCTATATTAATTAATCGCAACTTTAATAATTATTCAATTTTCAATTGAAAATTGTAAAGCGACATTGCGAATCTACACAACGCTAGCGGTTCGCCGTGCTATAATGTGAAAGTAAATATTTTTCATAAGGAGGAGGATTATGAACTTCAATTGGAGCGATTTGTTGACGGTGCAAAATTTTGTCCGGCTCCTTGACATTCTGGTCGTCTGGTTTGTCATTTATGAATTAATTGTCCTATTACGCGGGACTAAAGCGGTTCAGTTGTTCCGGGGAATTATTGTCATTGCGGTCGTTAAGTTTGTCAGCGTGGTGATTGGCTTAGATACGGTTTCTTGGATTATGGATCAAGTCATTAACTGGGCGGTCATCGCGATGGTCATCATTTTCCAGCCGGAAATCCGGCGGGGCTTGGAGCATCTTGGTCGTGGGTCGATGTTCGTGCGCGGCAAACGTCAAAATGAAGACGAAGAACGCATGATTGCGGAGCTCGATAAGGCGATTCAATATATGGCTAAACGACGGATTGGCGCTTTAATGTCAATCAAGCTTGATACTGGCTTGGAAGACTATATCGAGACTGGCATTGCGCTTGATGCCGATATTACGGGTGAGTTATTAATTAATATTTTCATCCCCAATACACCGTTACATGATGGCGCCGTGATTATTCAAGATAACCAAATTAAAGTGGCAGCGGCGTATTTACCGCTATCTGAAAGTAATCTAATTCCTAAGGAACTGGGAACACGCCATCGTGCGGCCGTTGGAATTAGTGAAGTGACGGATGCCTTAACGATTGTTATTTCAGAAGAGACTGGGGAAGTTTCAATCACTAAGGATAATGAACTCATGCGTGGCATGACGCAAGAAAATTACCTGCGTTACTTCCGGCAGGTCTTATTGACACCGGAAGATCAAACTCGCCAAAATGCGATTCAAAATTGGTTTGGTCGTATTTTCGGAGGGGGGCCCCGTAAATGAAAAAATTTATGAATAGTTCGTGGTCCTTACGACTATTAGCGTTATTATGCGCGTTGGTCTTATTTGCCTATGTTAATTCTAATAAAAGTAGTACGACTAGCCTGACTAACAATACGTCGAAAACTACGTTAACCTCTAACCGGAAAGTCACGATTAGTGCGCCCTTAGAGTTAAATGTCAATAGTACGAAGCATTTTGTGACTGGCTATCCCGAGAATGTTAAAATTACCATTGAGGGCCCGGCAGCATTAGTCACAACGACGGCCAATACACAAAACTTCAAAGTTTATGCGGATTTAACGGGCTTAGCTGCCGGCCGGCATAGTGTGAAGGTACAAGTGGATGGTTTGAATAAAGAATTAAGCTATTCGTTAAATCAGAAGTATATTCACATTAATATTCAACCGCGACGGACGGCGTCGTACAAGATTAGTGCTGATTTTAATAGCGCCAATGTTGCAGATGGTTATGAGACGGGCACGCCACGTTTGGGAACAGCGAGCGTCAAAGTTACCGGTGCGGTTAGTGAAGTTAGCAAAGTGGCTAAAGTTGTCGCAGTGGTTAACACGGAAAAAAATCTACAAAAATCAGTCAATCAACAAGCGATGATTGAGGCTTTAGATGCTAATGGACAGACGTTGAATGTGGTCTTAACGCCATCGACAACCTCCGTCTATATTCCGATTAAACAAGCGACCACGACGAAGAAAGTTGCCGTTGACTTAAATGCCAGCGGTAAGACGGCTAGTGATACCAGTTATTCATTTTCAACAGACACTAAGTCAGTTGAAGTTACTGGGACTAAAGCGGCGTTGGCAAAAATAACTAAATTACCGGTGAACGTTGATGTCTCGGGCGTTGATGAGACGACGACAAAAACAGTCGCAGTCTCCACTAGTGATGAAGATGGCCTTTCAGCGGTTAGTCCGACGACGATTAAAGTTAAGATAACTGTTAAAAATGATTGAAAATTTGAAATGAGGTAAGTATTGATGAAATATTTTGGAACTGATGGTGTGCGTGGCATTGCTAATTCTGGTTTGACACCAGAACTTGCTTTTCGTTTAGGCCGTGCTGGTGGCTATGTGTTAACGGAACATGCTGAAGACAAAGCAGCCCAACCACGGGTTTTAGTTGCACGTGATACGCGGATTTCGGGTCAAATGTTGGAAGAATCTTTAGTTGCCGGTTTACTTTCAGCTGGGATTGAAGTTTTACGCTTAGGCGTCATTACCACACCTGGGGTCGCTTATTTAGTTCGGATTCAGGATGCAGATGCTGGTGTTATGATTTCAGCGTCACATAATCCAGTGGAAGATAATGGGATTAAGTTCTTTGGTGGCGATGGCTTTAAGTTATCGGATGCTAAAGAAGAAGAAATCGAAACATTATTGGATCAACCACAAGATGATTTACCACGGCCAGCGGCGGAAGGTCTCGGCACTGTGGCTGATTTTCCTGAAGGTAATCTTAAGTATGCCCAATTCTTGGAACAAACGATTCCGGATGACTTAAGTGGGATTCATTTGGCGGTTGATGGTGCAAATGGCTCGACTAGTAACTTGGTTTCACGGATTTTTGCGGACTTAAACGTCGATTTTGAAACAATGGCGACGTCACCAGATGGGTTAAATATCAACAAAGGCGTGGGGTCGACTCATCCCGAAGCTTTAGCTAAGTTTGTCGTTGAGAAGGGCGCTCAAGTTGGGCTGGCCTTTGATGGCGATGGCGATCGGTGTATTGCAGTTGATGAACTGGGCAATGTCATTGATGGCGACAAAATCATGTACATTTGTGGGAAATTCCTCAGCGAACGCGGTAAGCTCAAGCAAGACACGGTTGTTACCACGGTTATGAGTAACATTGGGTTATACAAGGCGTTGGAAGCAGCTGGCTTACACAGCGAACAGACTCAAGTTGGTGACCGTTATGTGGTTGAAGAAATGTTGAAAGACGGTTTTAATCTCGGTGGCGAACAATCTGGTCACGTGGTATTTTTGGACTTCAATACGACTGGTGATGGGATGTTAACCGGGATTCAATTATTACACGTCATGAAAGAAACCGGTAAGAAATTATCTGAATTAGCAGCTGAAGTCACGACTTATCCACAAAAATTAGTTAATGTGAAAGTACAAGATAAGCAAGCTGCTTTGGATAATGATCCTATTAAAGCAGTTATCGGTGAAGTTGAAACCGAAATGGCCGGTGACGGTCGGGTCTTGGTTCGACCTTCTGGGACGCAAGATTTGTTACGGGTGATGGCCGAAGCGAAGACGACTGAATTAGTCGATGCTTATGTTGACCGAATCGTGACGGTCGTCCGTGATCAAGTTGGTGTTGAGTAAGTAAGATTGCAGCGCATCATCAAAAATTCATAAAAAAATCAAAAGACAAGCTAGTTAGTTGACTGGCTTGTCTTTTTAATTGGTCTACATCCCATATTCTGGGTATACCAATATATGATTCTATTGACATTTTTGAACTGAAACGTTAAAGTAATACTGTTTCTAGGAAATATACCAATCGGAGGCAAAAAGCAACCAATTCTTAATTGGTTAAAGCGGAATAGCGCCAGGACTTTAGATAATAAAGTTGACGAGGATGACGTCTATCGAAAATCGACGGGTGACGTCAGGGACTGCACTCTATAGGTCGGGTACAAAAGCTAGTCGTGAGATTAGTGACAGATAACTTGACCAAGCAGCTAGAAACAATTCAAACAATAAAGGAAGTTAAAACTTATGTGTGGAATTGTTGGCGTTACAGGTAAAGATAGTGCAGTATCAATTTTATTGAACGGTTTAAAGAAATTGGAATATCGGGGTTATGATTCAGCCGGTATCTATGTTAATGATCAGGATGGCCAAGATTATTTGGTTAAAGAAAAGGGTCGGATTGATGACCTGCGCCAAGCAGTTGGGGCTAACGTTCATGGGTCAACTGGGATTGGTCATACACGTTGGGCCACGCATGGGGCACCAAGTGTGGCCAATGCGCATCCACAAGTTTCGGCGGATGGCCGTTTCTACTTGGTGCACAATGGTGTGATCGAAAACTTTGAAGAATTAAAAGCCGACTATTTGAGCGACGTGACTTTTAAATCACAAACTGATACCGAAGTCATTGTGCAATTAGTTGACCGTTTTGTCACGCAGGAAGGCCTATCAACCTTAGTGGCTTTCCGGAAGACTTTAGGCTTATTAGGCCATTCTTCATATGGTTTCCTGTTAATGGATAAAGAAGCCCCTGATACGTTGTATGTGGCTAAAAACAAGAGCCCATTACTGATTGGGGTTGGCGACGGGTTCAACGTGGTTTGTTCTGATAGTTTAGCCATGCTTGACCAAACGAAAGACTTTTTGGAATTACATGATGGCGAAATCGTTGTGGTTAAGCCAAACGAAATTACGATTACGGACCAAGCTGGCGAAGCCGTTCAACGGGAGACGTTCCATGTGGACATTGACGCAGCACAAGCTGACAAGGGGACTTATCCATTCTACATGTTAAAAGAAATCGATGAACAACCGAATGTCATGCGGAAGTTATCTCAAGTCTACTTAAATGATGCGGGGATGCCCGTTATTAATGCCGACTTATTGGCTGAAATTAAAGCTGCTGATCGGTTATATATCGTGGCGGCCGGTACGAGTTATCATGCCGGGTTAGTTGGGGCTAGCTTGTTTGAATCCTTAGCTGGTGTTCCAACCGAAGTGCATGTCTCATCTGAGTTTGCTTACAACCAGCCATTGCTATCGAAGAAACCATTCTTCATTTTCTTAACGCAATCTGGGGAAACCGCTGATAGTCGCGAAGTTTTGTTGAATGTGAATGAACAAAACTTCCCAAGCTTAACGATTACCAATGTGCCTAATTCAACATTGTCACGGGAAGCGAGCTACACGTTGCTCTTGCATGCTGGTCCTGAAATTGCGGTAGCCTCAACTAAAGCTTATACCGCTCAGATTGCCTTACAAGCGATTTTAGCCAAGGCGTTAGGTGAAGCCAACCAAACTACTGCGGCTACCGATTTTAATGTTAAACAACAATTAGCTTTGGTTGCTAATGGGATGCAAGCACTAGTTGATGAAAAAGCCACCTTTGATAAGTTGGCACAATCAGCCTTATTACACACGCCGAATGCGTTCTATATTGGTCGGGGCTTAGACTATGCGGTTTCATTGGAAACGGCCTTGAAGTTGAAGGAAATTTCTTATGTACAAGCAGAAGGCTTTGCTTCCGGTGAATTAAAACATGGTACAATTGCGTTAATTGAAAAAGATACGCCAGTGATTGGTATTATCACGCAACAAAAGACGGCGGGCTTAACCCGTTCTAATTTACAAGAAGTCGCGGCACGTGGAGCCAAAACGATTACGATTGTGAGTGACACGCTAGCTAAAAACGATGATACGATTGTATTACCAGCAGTTGATGAACGGTTGAGCGCTTTACTTAGTGTTGTACCTGGGCAATTATTAGCTTACTATACCAGCTTGAACAAGGGCTTGGATGTTGATAAACCTCGGAACTTAGCTAAGAGTGTGACCGTAGAATAACTTAAGTCATTAGTGGGCAATGACTGCAAAGAAGCAACTTCGCATGACTAGCGGAGTTGCTTCTTTTGGCGCATAATATAAGTTAATCGTGAAGTTAAGGGAGTGGCTCTTGTGGCAATCAAACTAATTGCAACAGATTTAAATGGCACATTATTACGTGGTGATCAGTCGTATCATCAGGAACGGTTACAACGGGTTTTAAACGCATTACGGGCCCGAGGGATTCGGTTAGCCCTGACTTCTGGCAATCAATATGCCCATTTAAAGGCGCTCTTTGCACCCATCGAAGCTGATAATTTAGTGATGGTGGCGGAAAATGGCGCTTCAATCTATCAACAAGCGGCACAATTATTTGATGGGAGCTTATCAGCAGCGACGGTTAATCAGTTTATTACGGTTGATCGAAAACAAGCGTTGTTTAACAAGACCTATTTAATTTTGGTGGGTGCCCAGGGGTCGTATACCGAGCTTGGTGCGCCCCAAGCACTCTTAAAAGCGGCGCAGCAATTTTATGATAACTTACAAGAAGTGCCCAGCTTGGCGACGGTGACGGATAAAATTAAAAAAATCAGCGTATCAACAACACCAGCTGCAGCGAGCGCATTGGTAGCTGCGTTGAATAAGACGTTTGCCGGGCGCTTAGTGGCGCACGACAGTGGGTATGGCGTGATTGACTTAGTTGCTAGTAACGTCGGTAAGTTACCTGCCGTTCAATGGTTAGCCCAGCGGTTTGGGTTAGCGGCTAATGAAATTATGGCGTTTGGCGATGGCGATAATGACGTGCCATTGTTACAATATGCCGGTCTAGGAATAGCGATGCGCAATGCACCAGCTAAAATCCAAGCAGTTGCCAATCAAATTACTGCGCTTGATAATGAACATGATGGGGTTTTGGATAGTATTGAAAGCTTGGTTTTGAACAAAGCTTAGGCCTAAATTAATAAGCATCGGTGGCTAAGAATAGTCGCCGATGCTTATTAATTAGACATCATAAATATTTGAAAACTGATAAGCGGTTTGATAGGTCACTGGGACATTAGGCTCGATAATAATGTTGCCGAATTCTTTATGATGAATGGCATCGGGGAGCATTTGAGCTTGTAATGAGAGTCCTAATTGTGAGCGCATGGGCTTACCACCGTTGAGCCGATAACGGTCATCGCGATAGTTAGTCGCACTCGAAACAACGATAGCTTTGGCATTGGTTTTGAGGGTGACTTTGCGGCCACTAATCCGATCAAGCAGTTCGACTTGTGGATGAGGCGTGGTATTCAACACGAATCCATGGTGTAAGCCGCCGTTAATTTTTTTGATTTGCGGGCCAATTTCAGTCCGTTTGCGAAAATCAAACGGCGTGTTCGTAACCCATGGCAATTTACCAGTTGGCAAGCCGTGTTTATTGAGGGCTGAATATTCATCAGCGTTGATTTTGAGGACTTGGTGATCGATTAAGCGGTCAGCATTCCCGCTGAGATTGAAATAAGTATGGTTAGTTGGGTTGAAGAGGGTGGCTTTATCACTCTTACCCGTATAACTAATCGTGAATTTGCCATTGTTGTCTAAAATGAAATTGGCGGTAATTGTCATCGTCCCGGGATAGCCATTTTCACCATCAAGTGTAATGTATTGCATGACTAGGCCCACTTGATCTGCCGTTTGTAGCTTCCGTTCGAGAAACCAAGGCTCAAATGCAATCTGTGGCATGTTACCGCCGTTTAAATGGTGTTCACCAAAGTTTTGGGTGAGTTCATGGTGACGCCAAGTGGCATTTTTGATGACGCCAGCGACGCGAGCTACGGTGGCGCCAAAAAAAGATTGATAGTTAATGTAATCTTCGCCAGCATCAAAACCTAAAATGACGTTGGCGAACTGGCCAGCCTTATCATGTGTTTTGATTGCGGTAATGGTGGCGCCCCAGTCCATAATGGTCACGCTCATATGATGATTGTTCACTAATGTATAATAATTAATCCCGTTTGCTTGATGCTCAATTATTTTCATCGTCTCATTCACTCCAATGCATGCCTGACAAAATATCCGGTTACCCTTAGTATATTTCATTTTCAAACATAATGCGAACGTTTGCATGGCTCAAACAGGCGGTTATGTCTGATATTGTGCCTGAAATCACAAGCCATTAATTTTAGATTAAGCTCGTGGGGTCTAGCTTGACGGTAACCGACTTCTCTAGTACCATATAGCAGTTAGTAATACTGTGTTATTAGGATATAAATCGTAGAATATTAGGAAGTATTAAAATGACAACTGATTATAAAATTAAAGTTCAAAATGTGACCAAAGAGTTTGATTTGTTTAAGACTCGTTCGGATCAATTAAAAGCTTTTTTCTCTATTTCTAACCAGCCAATTCCAGAATTTTGGGCCTTAAAAGGCATTTCCTTGGAAGTTAATCCTGGTGAAACGTTAGGCTTAATTGGGGTCAATGGTTCTGGTAAGTCGACGTTATCGAATATCATTTCGGGCGTAATTCCCCAAACAACGGGGGTCGTGGATGTTCGCGGCGATACGTCGATTGTTGCGATTAATTCTGGCCTGCGTGGTGAGTTGACTGGGTTAGAAAACATCCGGTTGAAAGCCTTGATGATGGGAATGACCAATCATCAGATTGATACTATGTTGGATGATATTGTGGCTTTTGCGGATATTGGCGATTTTTTGTATCAACCCGTTAAGAGTTATTCGTCTGGGATGAAATCACGGCTTGGATTTTCAATTGCGGTGCACATTAATCCAGATATTCTGATTATTGATGAAGCGCTATCGGTTGGTGATGATACGTTTTATCAAAAGTGTGTGGAAAAAATTAAGGAATTTAAGGGTGAGGGTAAGACTATTATCTTCGTCAGTCATTCCTTGAAACAGATCGAAATGATTTGTGATCGGGTGGCCTGGATTCAATATGGAGACTTAAAGCAAATCGGTCCGACCGAAACAGTCGTTAAGGAATACCGAGAATTCATCAAATGGTTCAAAGCGTTATCGAAAAAAGATAAGCACAAGTATCAAAATGATGCCAAAGAATTGCAAAAACAATTTGACATTGACGCTTATCAGGCACAGGTTGTGGCCGAACGGCAAAAGGCAGAACCTGACAATCCCCATGTTGCTCGAAATGTGCAAAAGGACTTTTATGGTGGTGTGATTTCTGAAACGATGCCATGGCGAACTCGGATTTTCACTAGTGTACTGGCGATTGCGGTCGTCTTCTTAATGCTGGTTAACATTTCTGGGCATTCACTGACGAGTGTGGTCACCCATCCGTCGACGATTCTACACCCCTCAACGACCTTGACTGGGGCGGGCGTCACAAAATCAACAAAATAATTTAATTAAAATAAAAATCGTAATTATCAGAAATGATGATTACGATTTTTTGGTATCGGCGAATTAGTATTTAAGCCTTATTCGGTGAACTAATTAACTTAAAAAGATGATTTAATCAAGGCTATCGTCCTTAGTAGCTATATTTTGCTGGCTTAATTTTTGTTAATTTACGTCAACGTTGACAATTAAATAATTTATTTTCAATAATCGTTGACAACGCTTACAATATCGACTATTCTTAATTCGTAAGGTATTT
This genomic window from Lactobacillus sp. CBA3606 contains:
- the murB gene encoding UDP-N-acetylmuramate dehydrogenase, yielding MTQDVLATFPAIEIKKNESLSHYTNTKTGGPADYVAFPKSIDETKTLIDFANAQAMPLTVIGNASNLIVKDGGIRGLTLILTQMNQIHTSETTVVAEAGAALITTTKAACQAHLTGLEFAAGIPGSIGGAVFMNAGAYGGEMSEVIAEVTVITPAGQLKTLTNAALNFGYRHSTIQDYDDIVVNATFNLKAGNQAQIQARMDELNTLRAAKQPLEWPSCGSVFKRPTGYFTGKLIHDAGLQGTRVGGAEVSKKHAGFIINVDHATATDYLNMIHHIQAVVFKKFGVHLEPEVRIIGEDA
- a CDS encoding sodium:proton antiporter; translation: MPIIELVILLACLVLLSNVLSHYLVAIPVSLIQVGLGLGVALLLNVQVKLQTDWFMLVFIAPMLYNDGRQFPKQELWKLRGAIFANAIVLVFITTILGGFLIHVLIPTIPLAVSIALAAILSPTDPVAVQSISEGVKLPKDILHLVSGESLINDASGLIGFKYALAAAVTGSFAIGKAVGDFFYISLVGLAVGLALITLIQVIRDVLRREGINDTVFNVVLQILTPFAIYFIAEDWFQASGVVAVVAAGVLAHIQNSHEAEDAPELRLVTEKVWNIIVYLLNGIVFLILGIELPVATKGTIEGTHTNTFHAIFDVLIVWGILLLIRVAWTYGYMLFSWLRNRAKTKPSVRIATLSGLSGVRGAITMAGVFTIPTVIANGDAFPERALVLFIAAGVIILSLVSAAGILPLMAAKSLPFMTRGSSLDEDDGVIVTDDNETDAPDEVKPQQVSYKQARIYVLRLAVQNIEEHRRAENQRAAYDLILDQQFQIRRLEVASQTADELQPMLTDEMQLRLVALAGERQAVKEMLAHGETSKLAARAYLRRIDEREQRLSQTIHRPGLPTLRTLRILYNRAVQGFRLWIAPADSDKLRAEQLEIQRVASKAAIKTLSQYLKQANVDEQQFDQQALYHLIVNYRNRIENAKADHSLSRADYERQRQTLRIKSLGAERAGVQHLLESGQISLRTASKLRQFINYSENLLMLNDIEADDE
- a CDS encoding MarR family winged helix-turn-helix transcriptional regulator; amino-acid sequence: MTETEIHEQFVETYMHILKYIGDFVSVPTRPYKITFEAYTVMQMIATSETALTLVKIANVQRVSRSAIARQINVLLALKYIEQTTNTHDRRIKYLSLTPAGQKVEQAISKASTERFHDWLQVYGEQRATDTLRYITDAEQKATTLGFSGFSGLHDKRSVHHGYRDPKAVD
- a CDS encoding DUF1361 domain-containing protein; amino-acid sequence: MTGKQRWTVRLAYWLFIGLIAFTIHDSFHFLLLNTTLAYIPIELSFWLTRRRSAPLFWLLALIWLLFYPNAPYLMTDLFHLSLLHPYGVNGLLRFNLTMWRDFTYLAGPTIVSIIIGTWGVDQVALECQRRLHLDRLPGARTLISLVLFLFASIGVYVGRFLRLHSIYLLITPQYIIEQLLNMWSIKMLAFVGLMWGLQTLIYAAWRFTNTTTTN
- the cdaA gene encoding diadenylate cyclase CdaA codes for the protein MNFNWSDLLTVQNFVRLLDILVVWFVIYELIVLLRGTKAVQLFRGIIVIAVVKFVSVVIGLDTVSWIMDQVINWAVIAMVIIFQPEIRRGLEHLGRGSMFVRGKRQNEDEERMIAELDKAIQYMAKRRIGALMSIKLDTGLEDYIETGIALDADITGELLINIFIPNTPLHDGAVIIQDNQIKVAAAYLPLSESNLIPKELGTRHRAAVGISEVTDALTIVISEETGEVSITKDNELMRGMTQENYLRYFRQVLLTPEDQTRQNAIQNWFGRIFGGGPRK
- a CDS encoding YbbR-like domain-containing protein; the protein is MKKFMNSSWSLRLLALLCALVLFAYVNSNKSSTTSLTNNTSKTTLTSNRKVTISAPLELNVNSTKHFVTGYPENVKITIEGPAALVTTTANTQNFKVYADLTGLAAGRHSVKVQVDGLNKELSYSLNQKYIHINIQPRRTASYKISADFNSANVADGYETGTPRLGTASVKVTGAVSEVSKVAKVVAVVNTEKNLQKSVNQQAMIEALDANGQTLNVVLTPSTTSVYIPIKQATTTKKVAVDLNASGKTASDTSYSFSTDTKSVEVTGTKAALAKITKLPVNVDVSGVDETTTKTVAVSTSDEDGLSAVSPTTIKVKITVKND